The Alligator mississippiensis isolate rAllMis1 chromosome 3, rAllMis1, whole genome shotgun sequence DNA window gggtcattcaCAGAACATGTTGGGCTCCAGAAATCTTAAACCTTCCTGCTAAGCCAGTGCCCTGGCACAGATGCTCTTAAGAAGATGCATCGGGAAATGCCTGCTATGTGATTAGCGATGATTTGCAAGCGGCGACAGGGCTCCTGTCGTgttcatcagcagcagcatcatagGACGGGAGAGGGAGTTAGCGAGccatctgaagtcaggcagaaggcagggcagacaCGCACCTTTTTAGACTAGCTAAATGAGGGAGCGACCTCATTTCCTGGACTGAAACTCAGGTCAACGGATGCTGTGAAGGGAGGAGCATCACACCAGGCAGGACCTTATGAACCCACTTAGTCAAGTGTACGGCACAACACGGCCGAGGAGCTGGATCTTCTGGCCGCGCTGGTGTCAATGGAGGGAGAATTATAAAAGTAAAgcagagcccacagcaggcatcaCACCCACCTCCCCTTGCCTGCTTTAGAGCCACGCTGTTGCCCCCAGAGCTAAGTAGGGATGCCCCTGGTCCCAAGGCCCGCACTTGCACGCGCCAGCCCCCTTGCAGCCACACCTGCGCGCCCCGCTGACGGCCGCTCTGTGCCCGCAGGTGGTGAAGCTGGGCCACACGCccctggtggagctgctgctgcggaGCGGAGCGGACCCCAACCGGCCGGACCCCGCCACCGGCTCCCGCCCTGCGCACGATGCGGCCCGAGAAGGCTTCCTGGACACGCTGGTGGCGCTGCACCGCGCCGGGGCCCGCCTGGACCTGGCCGACCGATGGGGCCTGCCCCTGGACCTGGCCCGGGAGCACGGGCACCTGCCGGTGGTCCGCTACCTCCTCGCCCAGCCCGGGGCCGCGCCCCCGTCCCAGCCCGCCCCCCGGAGCTGAAATGCCGGGTCCAGAGCGGGGGATTCCCGCTGCTCGGGGCTGGGCGGGACATCCCGCCTGCTGCTCTGCTCGCTTGCCATCTCAGTGCCATCTCAGCTCGGTAAgcctccccgccctgccccgcccgccCTTGCCCTGCACCGCGCTGCACAGGTGAGTCTCCAGTCCGGAGTCACTAGCGGGACTCTCGCCGGCAGCGATCGCCTCCTCCCCACGCCCTGAATACAGCTTCTGCTTCACTGCTGCCCCCAGACCCCGCCCTCGGGCAGCTTTCCCGTGGTCACCTTGGTTGAGGTGACCAGGGTCAGCCTCCCCGGGGGGCTCCACCGTGCAGGGACGGGGAAGAGCAGTTTTCAGCCCCTCGCTCGCTTGCAGGACTGGCCGAGCCCACCTTGCTCCAGCTAGATACGATCGTAGCCAGCCTCACCCCGACCCGTGCTATCACCAAGCCCAAACAGGCgagctcctgcccaggggagCCTCACCCTTCCCCATAGCCGGAGCGatctggggagctgcaggggcatgAGGCACTGGGCTAAGTGTGCTCGCAAGTGTCTAGACCCCACGCGGGAGGGAGCTTGCTTTTCGTGGGCCGCACCAGGTCTGCTCCCCCAAAGGGCCCTTCTTTCTAGTCGGTGCCGACCCCTTTCCCCGGAGGAGTTCAGCACTGGGTTGAAAACAACTATTTTCCCCGCCACCGCATAACAGGAGCACTGACACAAGTGTTAACTCTGCTTTacgggaggctgcagggggtcGCGTTCATTCACTGGTTTCTGTACTGATCTGACGGAACTTTGTTGTCCCGCAGCCACTGCCCGCATCtactgggccgggctgggccgagCCGGGCCGCGGGGAAGGacggggctgctggaaaatgctCTTCCAACGCATCGAGCCCAAGCCCAACCAGGACACGCCACCTCCAGCCAAGGCAAACCCGCTGCCCATGCAGATAGATGCTAAAGCGCTTCGGCATGGCAACTTAGTACTTATATAGCATAGAAGGTTACGTTTATACCACTTCTACATTTAGAGACGAGCCTGCTTATTTACCTTTATATAGCAGGCATTTATAGCGGAGGCTCCATGGAAGAGGTTATTAGAGAGGTGAACATCAAAAATGCAGGAAGTACGCAATCTGGCTACATTGTATCTGATATATAATGTTATATATCTATTTGTCTGTTTTATATGACAGAGAGAGCGAGAATGCTGGAGTCAGATTTGTTGCGGAGCCCACTGTTTGTGTCGCTCAAGAGTGAGCTGGCGGCTGTCCTCGGAGAGCGCTAGATTAAAGAGTATTAGCATGTCCCAATCTCGCCTGCTGTGCGCGGAATGATTGAACACGGCGCGCCTTATGTCTGTGATC harbors:
- the LOC132249468 gene encoding cyclin-dependent kinase 4 inhibitor B-like, producing MAASPGDQLASAAARGDCAAVQALLEAGAAPDAQNSFGRTALQVVKLGHTPLVELLLRSGADPNRPDPATGSRPAHDAAREGFLDTLVALHRAGARLDLADRWGLPLDLAREHGHLPVVRYLLAQPGAAPPSQPAPRS